The following are from one region of the Colias croceus chromosome 4, ilColCroc2.1 genome:
- the LOC123690880 gene encoding protein tiptop-like isoform X2, with protein sequence MIVEPDHVRESPRCLSRESSGAPRCPSNDSVYSGRSAPSLPLPAALSAALPAALPAALLPPHSAAVAAYLGAAAAAAQQRLLMSCQEDLTDAERADAVLDFSTKRSESPHDDDDMDGDDAVNLSKNENGPLDLSVGTRKRGPEDSPSPVPTRKSSRSADFKPLATPWTTPVAPHLPYFAAAVAAASLSPKGGVPGDWNGKLKHGAPTPSDATKALEKMSELSRLGGEELFRSVQSAALGAGLTPNAAARHSAWQSHWLNKGADQTKDVLKCVWCKKSFNSLADLTVHMKEAKHCGVNVPVPPTSGAPMPSSLQPPSSSPSTPSHNSSSSSSSSKPNHNDLNMLIKENMPIPRKLVRGQDVWLGKGAEQTRQILKCMWCAESFRSLAEMTSHMQRTQHYTNIISQEQIISWKSSDDAKGSNSSTPGTNNAVPPTTGTSSHVSAVLTCKVCDQAFSSLKELSNHMVKNSHYKEHIMRSITESGGRRRQTREKRKKSLPVRKLLELERAQHEFKNGEGNSVPMGKPIRDFGAGSRITCEKCGDKIETALFVEHIRQCIGAPMSNSQRNFLKSALLSNNIIPPDVPGHVTPTSRDGRKSINDEIPSPGSAHHRSPSSINESSPSSKDHNASNDKSSSPSVLNAIEQLIEKSFDTRSRHSVPGMPGGASHAPIGSSILKRLGIDESVDYTKPLVDPQTMNMLRNYHHQQGYGRRERSGSESSSMSERGGSRVESLTPDRKLDSYHMTPRTTPDTRGSQTPASEDRPAEVRIKKEVTDDDERENGVDLSNQPVRVKTEVDDDEEQARPSSSVDEDVKPAVTKREIEGPSPVPSPRSPSSDRSAPTPGTERKPASSLGALSSMFDNLAGGASSNEPSSSRRSGSHPLAALQKLCDKTETNSNRAPAPAPSPAGPPSILTFSWACNDAVVTDSIMKCALCDTPFISKGAYRHHLSKMHFVKDGALPEPVPMKAPPPAASPGTHKSSGSNAASPQDPRSPSQSFDESPHSKFLKYTELAKQLSSKYV encoded by the exons ATGATTGTTGAACCTGACCACGTGAG GGAGAGTCCGAGATGTTTGTCGCGGGAGTCGTCCGGCGCGCCCCGGTGCCCCTCCAACGACTCGGTGTACTCCGGCCGCAGCGCGCCCAGCCTCCCGCTGCCGGCCGCGCTCTCCGCCGCCCTCCCCGCAGCGCTTCCAGCCGCTTTGCTCCCCCCGCACTCGGCCGCTGTAGCCGCCTACCTCGGCGCTGCAGCCGCTGCGGCACAACAACGTCTTCTCATGTCCTGCCAGGAAGACCTGACCGACGCGGAACGCGCAGACGCCGTGTTGGACTTCAGTACAAAACGAAGTGAGTCGCCCCATGACGATGATGATATGGACGGCGATGATGCTGTCAATCTTAGTAAGAATGAAAACGGGCCTTTAGATTTATCTGTCGGCACAAGAAAGAGAGGACCAGAAGATTCGCCGTCTCCGGTTCCAACGAGAAAAAGTTCTAGGTCTGCAGATTTTAAGCCTCTTGCGACGCCATGGACCACGCCCGTTGCTCCACATTTGCCATATTTCGCTGCCGCCGTAGCCGCAGCCAGCCTCTCGCCTAAAGGGGGTGTACCCGGCGATTGGAATGGAAAACTTAAGCACGGTGCACCGACCCCCAGTGATGCGACAAAAGCTCTCGAGAAGATGAGCGAACTGAGTAGGTTAGGTGGAGAAGAATTATTTAGATCTGTTCAGAGTGCAGCATTAGGTGCTGGATTAACACCGAACGCTGCCGCTCGACATTCAGCTTGGCAATCGCACTGGCTGAACAAGGGCGCAGACCAGACTAAAGATGTTTTGAAATGTGTCTGGTGCAAGAAAAGTTTTAATTCATTAGCTGATCTGACAGTTCATATGAAGGAAGCTAAGCATTGTGGAGTGAACGTACCGGTGCCTCCCACGTCAGGTGCCCCCATGCCATCTTCTCTGCAGCCGCCATCGAGCTCACCTTCGACGCCGTCACATAACTCTTCGTCTTCAAGTAGTTCATCTAAGCCTAATCATAATGATCTTAATATgcttattaaagaaaatatgcCAATACCTAGAAAGTTAGTTCGCGGTCAAGATGTATGGTTAGGAAAAGGAGCTGAACAAACTAGACAGATATTGAAATGTATGTGGTGTGCTGAGAGTTTCCGATCATTAGCAGAAATGACTAGCCATATGCAGCGTACCCaacattatacaaatattatatcacaAGAACAAATTATTTCTTGGAAGTCTTCCGATGATGCTAAAGGTTCAAACTCTAGCACACCAGGTACTAATAACGCTGTTCCTCCCACCACGGGAACGAGTAGTCATGTAAGCGCAGTTTTAACTTGTAAGGTTTGCGACCAAGCGTTTAGTTCGTTAAAAGAGTTGAGTAATCACATGGTTAAAAATTCGCATTATAAAGAGCATATTATGAGATCTATTACTGAAAGCGGGGGTAGGAGACGTCAGACACGTGAAAAACGAAAAAAGTCGTTACCTGTTAGAAAGCTACTTGAACTCGAGAGAGCACaacatgaatttaaaaatggcGAAGGTAACAGCGTCCCAATGGGAAAGCCCATTAGAGACTTCGGTGCTGGAAGCCGAATTACTTGCGAAAAATGCGGTGATAAAATTGAGACTGCACTATTTGTAGAGCATATACGTCAATGCATAGGTGCGCCCATGTCTAATAGCCAAAGGAATTTTCTGAAAAGTGCGCTTCTTTCCAATAACATTATCCCACCTGATGTTCCCGGACACGTTACGCCGACTAGCCGCGATGGCCGTAAGAGTATTAATGATGAAATACCTTCTCCAGGTTCTGCGCACCACCGCTCTCCTTCATCTATTAATGAATCTTCTCCTAGTTCCAAAGACCATAACGCTAGTAACGATAAAAGCTCTTCGCCATCGGTTCTTAATGCTATTGAGCAATTAATAGAAAAGAGTTTCGACACCCGTTCACGGCACTCGGTGCCTGGCATGCCTGGAGGTGCTTCACACGCTCCAATCGGCTCAAGTATCTTAAAAAGGTTAGGTATAGATGAAAGCGTAGATTATACAAAGCCTCTAGTAGATCCTCAGACAATGAACATGTTGAGAAATTACCATCATCAGCAAGGCTATGGACGTCGCGAGCGTAGCGGTAGCGAATCCAGTTCAATGTCTGAACGTGGAGGCAGTAGAGTGGAATCACTCACTCCCGATAGAAAGTTAGATTCATATCACATGACCCCGCGCACCACGCCCGACACCCGCGGCTCTCAGACCCCGGCGTCTGAAGATAGACCTGCTGAAGTTAGGATAAAGAAAGAGGTTACTGATGATGATGAGCGCGAAAACGGTGTAGACTTGAGCAACCAGCCTGTTAGGGTTAAAACTGAAGTAGACGATGACGAGGAGCAAGCTAGGCCAAGTAGTTCGGTAGATGAAGATGTCAAACCCGCTGTTACTAAGCGTGAAATAGAAGGTCCAAGTCCAGTGCCTAGTCCGCGCAGTCCTTCCAGTGATCGATCTGCCCCTACTCCTGGTACAGAGCGAAAGCCAGCATCTAGTTTGGGAGCACTCTCCTCTATGTTCGATAATTTAGCCGGTGGTGCATCATCCAATGAACCCAGTTCTTCCCGTCGCAGCGGTAGTCACCCGCTCGCAGCTTTACAAAAACTTTGCGATAAAACTGAAACAAATTCCAACAGAGCGCCCGCTCCCGCCCCTTCCCCCGCGGGCCCTCCGAGCATCTTAACTTTCAGTTGGGCTTGCAACGACGCTGTCGTCACTGACTCCATTATGAAGTGCGCTCTATGCGACACGCCGTTCATTTCCAAGGGTGCATACCGACACCATCTCTCCAAAATGCATTTCGTGAAGGACGGCGCGTTGCCCGAGCCGGTCCCGATGAAGGCGCCGCCGCCTGCCGCGTCCCCCGGCACGCACAAGAGCAGCGGCTCAAACGCGGCCTCCCCGCAGGACCCGCGCAGTCCCTCGCAGTCGTTCGACGAGAGCCCGCACTCCAAGTTTCTCAAGTACACGGAGTTAGCGAAGCAGCTGTCTAGCAAGTACGTGTAA
- the LOC123690880 gene encoding protein tiptop-like isoform X1, translating into MRSKQQPRPSYRWLSPNENEEATSPDSGVKDHHRERGAVEREDEASRSASPASRTSPAPDERDIEHSIPATLIQDPNAERESPRCLSRESSGAPRCPSNDSVYSGRSAPSLPLPAALSAALPAALPAALLPPHSAAVAAYLGAAAAAAQQRLLMSCQEDLTDAERADAVLDFSTKRSESPHDDDDMDGDDAVNLSKNENGPLDLSVGTRKRGPEDSPSPVPTRKSSRSADFKPLATPWTTPVAPHLPYFAAAVAAASLSPKGGVPGDWNGKLKHGAPTPSDATKALEKMSELSRLGGEELFRSVQSAALGAGLTPNAAARHSAWQSHWLNKGADQTKDVLKCVWCKKSFNSLADLTVHMKEAKHCGVNVPVPPTSGAPMPSSLQPPSSSPSTPSHNSSSSSSSSKPNHNDLNMLIKENMPIPRKLVRGQDVWLGKGAEQTRQILKCMWCAESFRSLAEMTSHMQRTQHYTNIISQEQIISWKSSDDAKGSNSSTPGTNNAVPPTTGTSSHVSAVLTCKVCDQAFSSLKELSNHMVKNSHYKEHIMRSITESGGRRRQTREKRKKSLPVRKLLELERAQHEFKNGEGNSVPMGKPIRDFGAGSRITCEKCGDKIETALFVEHIRQCIGAPMSNSQRNFLKSALLSNNIIPPDVPGHVTPTSRDGRKSINDEIPSPGSAHHRSPSSINESSPSSKDHNASNDKSSSPSVLNAIEQLIEKSFDTRSRHSVPGMPGGASHAPIGSSILKRLGIDESVDYTKPLVDPQTMNMLRNYHHQQGYGRRERSGSESSSMSERGGSRVESLTPDRKLDSYHMTPRTTPDTRGSQTPASEDRPAEVRIKKEVTDDDERENGVDLSNQPVRVKTEVDDDEEQARPSSSVDEDVKPAVTKREIEGPSPVPSPRSPSSDRSAPTPGTERKPASSLGALSSMFDNLAGGASSNEPSSSRRSGSHPLAALQKLCDKTETNSNRAPAPAPSPAGPPSILTFSWACNDAVVTDSIMKCALCDTPFISKGAYRHHLSKMHFVKDGALPEPVPMKAPPPAASPGTHKSSGSNAASPQDPRSPSQSFDESPHSKFLKYTELAKQLSSKYV; encoded by the exons AAGAAGCCACAAGTCCAGACAGCGGCGTGAAGGATCACCACCGCGAGAGGGGGGCGGTGGAGAGAGAGGATGAAGCCTCCAGGTCCGCCTCCCCCGCGTCCCGCACCTCCCCGGCGCCCGACGAGAGGGACATCGAGCACAGCATACCGGCTACCCTCATCCAGGACCCTAATGCAGAAAG GGAGAGTCCGAGATGTTTGTCGCGGGAGTCGTCCGGCGCGCCCCGGTGCCCCTCCAACGACTCGGTGTACTCCGGCCGCAGCGCGCCCAGCCTCCCGCTGCCGGCCGCGCTCTCCGCCGCCCTCCCCGCAGCGCTTCCAGCCGCTTTGCTCCCCCCGCACTCGGCCGCTGTAGCCGCCTACCTCGGCGCTGCAGCCGCTGCGGCACAACAACGTCTTCTCATGTCCTGCCAGGAAGACCTGACCGACGCGGAACGCGCAGACGCCGTGTTGGACTTCAGTACAAAACGAAGTGAGTCGCCCCATGACGATGATGATATGGACGGCGATGATGCTGTCAATCTTAGTAAGAATGAAAACGGGCCTTTAGATTTATCTGTCGGCACAAGAAAGAGAGGACCAGAAGATTCGCCGTCTCCGGTTCCAACGAGAAAAAGTTCTAGGTCTGCAGATTTTAAGCCTCTTGCGACGCCATGGACCACGCCCGTTGCTCCACATTTGCCATATTTCGCTGCCGCCGTAGCCGCAGCCAGCCTCTCGCCTAAAGGGGGTGTACCCGGCGATTGGAATGGAAAACTTAAGCACGGTGCACCGACCCCCAGTGATGCGACAAAAGCTCTCGAGAAGATGAGCGAACTGAGTAGGTTAGGTGGAGAAGAATTATTTAGATCTGTTCAGAGTGCAGCATTAGGTGCTGGATTAACACCGAACGCTGCCGCTCGACATTCAGCTTGGCAATCGCACTGGCTGAACAAGGGCGCAGACCAGACTAAAGATGTTTTGAAATGTGTCTGGTGCAAGAAAAGTTTTAATTCATTAGCTGATCTGACAGTTCATATGAAGGAAGCTAAGCATTGTGGAGTGAACGTACCGGTGCCTCCCACGTCAGGTGCCCCCATGCCATCTTCTCTGCAGCCGCCATCGAGCTCACCTTCGACGCCGTCACATAACTCTTCGTCTTCAAGTAGTTCATCTAAGCCTAATCATAATGATCTTAATATgcttattaaagaaaatatgcCAATACCTAGAAAGTTAGTTCGCGGTCAAGATGTATGGTTAGGAAAAGGAGCTGAACAAACTAGACAGATATTGAAATGTATGTGGTGTGCTGAGAGTTTCCGATCATTAGCAGAAATGACTAGCCATATGCAGCGTACCCaacattatacaaatattatatcacaAGAACAAATTATTTCTTGGAAGTCTTCCGATGATGCTAAAGGTTCAAACTCTAGCACACCAGGTACTAATAACGCTGTTCCTCCCACCACGGGAACGAGTAGTCATGTAAGCGCAGTTTTAACTTGTAAGGTTTGCGACCAAGCGTTTAGTTCGTTAAAAGAGTTGAGTAATCACATGGTTAAAAATTCGCATTATAAAGAGCATATTATGAGATCTATTACTGAAAGCGGGGGTAGGAGACGTCAGACACGTGAAAAACGAAAAAAGTCGTTACCTGTTAGAAAGCTACTTGAACTCGAGAGAGCACaacatgaatttaaaaatggcGAAGGTAACAGCGTCCCAATGGGAAAGCCCATTAGAGACTTCGGTGCTGGAAGCCGAATTACTTGCGAAAAATGCGGTGATAAAATTGAGACTGCACTATTTGTAGAGCATATACGTCAATGCATAGGTGCGCCCATGTCTAATAGCCAAAGGAATTTTCTGAAAAGTGCGCTTCTTTCCAATAACATTATCCCACCTGATGTTCCCGGACACGTTACGCCGACTAGCCGCGATGGCCGTAAGAGTATTAATGATGAAATACCTTCTCCAGGTTCTGCGCACCACCGCTCTCCTTCATCTATTAATGAATCTTCTCCTAGTTCCAAAGACCATAACGCTAGTAACGATAAAAGCTCTTCGCCATCGGTTCTTAATGCTATTGAGCAATTAATAGAAAAGAGTTTCGACACCCGTTCACGGCACTCGGTGCCTGGCATGCCTGGAGGTGCTTCACACGCTCCAATCGGCTCAAGTATCTTAAAAAGGTTAGGTATAGATGAAAGCGTAGATTATACAAAGCCTCTAGTAGATCCTCAGACAATGAACATGTTGAGAAATTACCATCATCAGCAAGGCTATGGACGTCGCGAGCGTAGCGGTAGCGAATCCAGTTCAATGTCTGAACGTGGAGGCAGTAGAGTGGAATCACTCACTCCCGATAGAAAGTTAGATTCATATCACATGACCCCGCGCACCACGCCCGACACCCGCGGCTCTCAGACCCCGGCGTCTGAAGATAGACCTGCTGAAGTTAGGATAAAGAAAGAGGTTACTGATGATGATGAGCGCGAAAACGGTGTAGACTTGAGCAACCAGCCTGTTAGGGTTAAAACTGAAGTAGACGATGACGAGGAGCAAGCTAGGCCAAGTAGTTCGGTAGATGAAGATGTCAAACCCGCTGTTACTAAGCGTGAAATAGAAGGTCCAAGTCCAGTGCCTAGTCCGCGCAGTCCTTCCAGTGATCGATCTGCCCCTACTCCTGGTACAGAGCGAAAGCCAGCATCTAGTTTGGGAGCACTCTCCTCTATGTTCGATAATTTAGCCGGTGGTGCATCATCCAATGAACCCAGTTCTTCCCGTCGCAGCGGTAGTCACCCGCTCGCAGCTTTACAAAAACTTTGCGATAAAACTGAAACAAATTCCAACAGAGCGCCCGCTCCCGCCCCTTCCCCCGCGGGCCCTCCGAGCATCTTAACTTTCAGTTGGGCTTGCAACGACGCTGTCGTCACTGACTCCATTATGAAGTGCGCTCTATGCGACACGCCGTTCATTTCCAAGGGTGCATACCGACACCATCTCTCCAAAATGCATTTCGTGAAGGACGGCGCGTTGCCCGAGCCGGTCCCGATGAAGGCGCCGCCGCCTGCCGCGTCCCCCGGCACGCACAAGAGCAGCGGCTCAAACGCGGCCTCCCCGCAGGACCCGCGCAGTCCCTCGCAGTCGTTCGACGAGAGCCCGCACTCCAAGTTTCTCAAGTACACGGAGTTAGCGAAGCAGCTGTCTAGCAAGTACGTGTAA